One Mycobacterium marseillense DNA window includes the following coding sequences:
- a CDS encoding SDR family NAD(P)-dependent oxidoreductase has translation MHAMTFDNQVAIVTGAGGGLGRCHALELARRGARVVVNDLGSSVDGSGASISAAQAVVDEITAAGGTAIASGDSVATEEGGAAIVATAMEAFGQVDVLVNNAGILRDAAFKNMTADQVEAVMAVHLSGAFNVTRAVWPVMRAQNYGRIVQTTSGTGLFGNFGQANYGAAKMGLVGMMHVLAIEGARNGIAINAIAPIALTRMTEDIMGEAGKAMQPELVTPVVVYLCHRSCDRTAHTYSVGAGKVSRVFIGVTKGIEDTALTAESVAESIEEIDDSATFTIRGGPATG, from the coding sequence ATGCATGCAATGACTTTCGACAACCAGGTAGCCATCGTCACCGGGGCCGGCGGTGGACTCGGCCGCTGCCATGCGCTCGAACTGGCCCGGCGCGGTGCCAGGGTCGTGGTCAATGACCTCGGCAGTTCCGTGGACGGCAGCGGAGCATCGATCTCGGCGGCCCAAGCCGTGGTCGACGAGATCACCGCGGCCGGGGGTACCGCGATCGCCAGCGGCGACTCGGTGGCCACCGAGGAGGGCGGCGCGGCGATCGTGGCAACCGCGATGGAGGCCTTCGGACAGGTTGATGTGCTGGTGAACAACGCGGGAATCCTGCGCGACGCCGCGTTCAAGAACATGACCGCCGATCAGGTCGAAGCCGTCATGGCTGTGCACCTCTCCGGAGCGTTCAACGTCACTCGGGCAGTCTGGCCGGTTATGCGGGCGCAGAATTACGGGAGAATCGTCCAGACAACTTCGGGCACTGGGCTTTTCGGAAATTTCGGGCAGGCCAACTATGGCGCCGCGAAGATGGGCCTGGTCGGCATGATGCACGTCCTCGCCATCGAAGGCGCCCGCAACGGCATCGCGATCAACGCCATCGCCCCCATCGCGTTGACCCGAATGACCGAGGACATCATGGGCGAAGCCGGCAAGGCCATGCAGCCAGAGCTCGTCACACCCGTCGTGGTCTATCTGTGTCATCGGTCGTGCGACCGCACCGCGCACACCTACTCGGTGGGCGCTGGGAAAGTGTCACGGGTGTTCATCGGCGTCACCAAGGGAATCGAGGACACGGCACTGACCGCGGAGTCGGTGGCAGAGTCGATCGAGGAGATCGACGACAGCGCAACCTTCACCATTCGCGGCGGGCCCGCCACCGGCTGA
- a CDS encoding class I adenylate-forming enzyme family protein yields the protein MRPRYRAAGFWAAEPGDAVRWTASRHADRVAVVERGTELTYGELDKRIDSAAHAMVDAGVAAGSALVLVVGNDVDSVVSIHAALRVDAVVLLVPRSAGAAQIADILTRTGAQFGAAPNWAKITDPELSRCRWIEFGDDDRMGAGRPARPLRPADEPCFVLYTSGTTSRPKGVIHSLSTLTMASANYIAAAGLGCDDRIFLISPLASVTGVLQALFIGPMLAVPVILEDRWDPSATCDLLVASGATWYGGPDRLLNRMLDEAVARDAAVPLRAVYLGGTMLDRRIVERIEDDFGIVVMRAYGSSEIPVSTSGLRTEPREVRHADDGVALGEVEVRVGSVAEPTECCIKGPHTFLGYIDAEDDQHAFEGEWFRTGDVAEVVDGRVRIIGRIKDIVIRNGLKIPAAEVEEAVSRIRGVRECAAYSVPDATTGERLAMAVVLEPGIEMSLAEVARALVSEGLPKYKLPEELVFWDKPLPVNANGKVDRAKLDARAAGRERLLADRLVTTA from the coding sequence ATGCGGCCCCGTTACCGCGCGGCCGGTTTCTGGGCGGCGGAGCCGGGCGACGCGGTGCGATGGACCGCGTCCCGGCACGCTGACCGGGTCGCCGTGGTCGAACGAGGCACCGAACTGACCTACGGCGAACTGGACAAGCGCATCGATTCGGCCGCCCACGCGATGGTCGATGCCGGCGTTGCTGCGGGCAGCGCGCTGGTGCTGGTGGTCGGTAACGACGTGGATTCCGTGGTGTCGATCCACGCCGCGCTGCGGGTCGATGCGGTGGTTCTGCTCGTGCCGCGTAGTGCCGGCGCCGCGCAGATCGCCGACATCCTCACGCGCACCGGTGCGCAATTCGGCGCGGCGCCGAACTGGGCGAAGATCACCGACCCGGAACTGTCGCGATGTCGTTGGATCGAGTTCGGTGACGACGACCGAATGGGCGCCGGCCGGCCCGCCCGCCCACTGCGGCCGGCAGATGAGCCGTGTTTCGTGCTCTACACCTCGGGGACAACCTCTCGGCCCAAGGGCGTGATCCACTCGCTGAGCACGTTGACCATGGCTTCGGCGAATTACATTGCCGCGGCGGGACTCGGTTGCGACGATCGGATCTTTTTGATCAGCCCGCTCGCATCGGTCACGGGGGTCCTGCAAGCCCTGTTCATCGGTCCGATGCTGGCGGTACCGGTGATCCTCGAAGACCGCTGGGACCCTTCGGCGACCTGCGACCTCCTCGTCGCATCGGGTGCGACGTGGTACGGCGGCCCGGACCGGCTGCTGAACCGGATGCTCGATGAGGCCGTCGCCCGCGACGCCGCCGTGCCCTTACGCGCGGTGTATCTGGGCGGCACGATGCTGGACCGGCGGATCGTCGAACGCATCGAAGACGATTTCGGCATCGTCGTCATGCGCGCCTATGGCTCTTCGGAGATCCCGGTCAGCACGTCCGGCCTGCGAACCGAACCCCGAGAGGTTCGCCACGCCGACGACGGAGTGGCCCTCGGCGAGGTCGAGGTGCGGGTCGGTTCCGTGGCCGAACCCACCGAGTGCTGCATCAAGGGGCCGCACACATTTCTCGGTTATATCGACGCCGAGGACGACCAGCACGCCTTCGAGGGTGAGTGGTTCCGCACCGGCGATGTGGCGGAGGTCGTCGACGGGCGGGTGCGGATCATCGGCCGGATCAAGGACATCGTGATTCGCAATGGGCTGAAGATCCCGGCCGCCGAAGTGGAGGAGGCCGTCTCGAGGATCCGCGGTGTGCGCGAATGCGCGGCCTACTCCGTGCCGGACGCCACCACGGGTGAGCGACTGGCGATGGCGGTCGTGCTCGAACCCGGTATCGAGATGTCGCTCGCTGAGGTCGCCCGGGCTCTCGTCTCGGAAGGACTGCCGAAATACAAACTGCCCGAGGAGCTTGTGTTCTGGGACAAGCCCCTTCCGGTCAACGCCAACGGCAAGGTCGACCGCGCCAAACTCGACGCCAGAGCGGCCGGGCGAGAGCGATTGCTCGCCGACCGCCTTGTCACTACGGCGTGA
- a CDS encoding Zn-ribbon domain-containing OB-fold protein, producing MTAPDRPTVDADGRAWWSAAQDRKLMVNVCGSCGQTSLYARPFCPHCWGEDVELAQASGRGRLYTWSVIHHNAAPFDVRTPYVLAMVDLAEGPRLMTVVENCQIEDLCAGMDLVIAFRDDEDGFVVPVFRPAGGGASAAGSLTP from the coding sequence ATGACGGCTCCTGATCGGCCCACGGTCGACGCCGACGGCCGAGCGTGGTGGTCAGCCGCGCAGGACCGCAAGCTGATGGTGAACGTCTGCGGGTCCTGCGGCCAGACATCTTTGTACGCACGGCCGTTCTGCCCGCACTGTTGGGGTGAGGACGTCGAGTTGGCACAGGCCAGCGGTCGCGGACGGCTCTACACGTGGAGCGTCATCCACCACAATGCGGCTCCTTTCGATGTGCGCACCCCGTACGTGTTGGCGATGGTGGACCTCGCGGAGGGGCCGCGATTGATGACGGTCGTGGAGAATTGCCAGATCGAAGATTTATGCGCCGGCATGGATTTGGTGATCGCCTTCCGCGATGACGAAGATGGATTCGTCGTCCCGGTCTTCCGTCCTGCTGGCGGCGGGGCCTCGGCGGCAGGGTCGCTCACGCCGTAG
- a CDS encoding acetyl-CoA acetyltransferase, translated as MPSNRVAIVGAALSECGRVPDKTAMALMAQSSRRAVADAGLTKEDIDGFGGHGTLLPPVEVSEYLGLRPTWVDATNVGGSSWEVMAGHAAGAIAAGEIDVALLTYASTARSDVKRQVRASAAAMGTGGALQYEAPYGPTLIAKYAMAARRHMIEFGTTVDQLAEVAVAAHEWAALNDNAFDRERITIADVAAAPMLADPFTSKHVCLRTDGGGAVVLASERVARDCAKEPVWILGAADATSHVSMSHWPDFTTSPAARSGPLAFARAGIGPADIDVCQLYDSFTSTVLLTVEDLGFCAKGDGGPFIESGALRPGGALPTNTDGGGLASCHPGMRGMFLMVEAVRQLRGECGPRQVSGAALGCVHAMGGFFTHSATMILGRQ; from the coding sequence ATGCCGTCGAACCGCGTCGCCATCGTGGGCGCAGCCCTGTCCGAGTGCGGCCGGGTGCCCGACAAGACCGCCATGGCTCTCATGGCTCAATCGTCGCGGCGGGCTGTCGCGGATGCCGGGCTCACCAAGGAGGACATCGATGGTTTCGGTGGGCACGGAACGTTGCTTCCGCCCGTAGAAGTCAGCGAGTACCTCGGCCTACGGCCGACTTGGGTCGACGCGACCAACGTCGGCGGATCTTCGTGGGAAGTGATGGCCGGTCATGCAGCCGGCGCGATCGCGGCCGGGGAAATTGATGTCGCTCTGCTGACCTATGCGTCGACCGCACGTTCCGACGTCAAGCGACAAGTACGGGCGTCAGCTGCGGCCATGGGAACCGGTGGCGCACTGCAGTACGAGGCGCCCTACGGCCCCACTCTGATTGCCAAATACGCCATGGCGGCCAGGCGCCACATGATCGAATTCGGCACCACGGTCGACCAACTGGCCGAAGTCGCCGTCGCAGCCCACGAGTGGGCGGCCCTGAACGACAACGCGTTTGACCGAGAGCGCATCACCATCGCGGATGTCGCGGCTGCGCCGATGTTGGCCGACCCGTTCACCTCCAAGCATGTGTGCCTGCGCACCGACGGTGGCGGTGCGGTCGTTCTTGCCAGCGAGCGCGTGGCCCGGGACTGCGCGAAGGAACCGGTTTGGATTCTCGGGGCGGCCGACGCGACGTCGCACGTGAGCATGAGCCACTGGCCCGATTTCACGACGTCGCCTGCGGCGCGCTCGGGTCCACTCGCGTTCGCGCGCGCCGGCATCGGCCCGGCGGACATCGATGTGTGCCAACTCTACGACTCCTTTACCTCCACCGTCCTGTTGACCGTGGAGGACCTCGGCTTCTGCGCCAAGGGCGACGGGGGGCCCTTCATCGAGTCCGGCGCGCTTCGGCCAGGCGGGGCGCTGCCCACCAACACCGACGGCGGTGGCCTGGCTTCCTGCCATCCTGGTATGCGGGGGATGTTCCTCATGGTGGAGGCGGTCAGACAGTTGCGCGGAGAATGCGGACCGCGCCAGGTCAGCGGGGCCGCGCTGGGGTGCGTCCATGCCATGGGCGGCTTCTTTACCCACAGCGCCACAATGATTCTCGGGAGGCAGTGA
- a CDS encoding HpcH/HpaI aldolase family protein has product MTTTLRDALRGDAPVLCLALLSARTPDVPAIAAACGYDAVYVDLEHTTTSLDTAQMLCVSALGAGISGLVRVPSHDPSVIARALDGSAVGIIVPHVNSKEEAKGVVRAARFPPIGSRSISGLNAVSGYTPRGAPQLVDLLERRTVVAVMVETPEAVEASDSIASVDGVDMILIGPSDLTAAMGIHGQYENEHFHRAVESVAAACRGHGVALGIAGIKSVDLLNRFVGLGLRFISAGTDIGMMTEAATARAQALRELPSHQRAE; this is encoded by the coding sequence ATGACGACGACGCTGCGGGACGCGTTGCGCGGAGACGCGCCGGTGCTCTGCCTGGCGTTGCTCAGTGCGCGCACTCCTGACGTTCCCGCGATCGCGGCCGCATGCGGATACGACGCCGTTTACGTCGATCTCGAGCACACAACCACGTCGCTGGACACTGCGCAGATGCTGTGCGTGAGCGCACTTGGCGCGGGAATTTCCGGCCTGGTGCGGGTGCCGTCCCACGATCCCAGCGTCATCGCGAGAGCCTTGGACGGCAGCGCGGTAGGAATCATTGTGCCCCATGTTAATTCGAAGGAAGAAGCAAAAGGTGTGGTCCGGGCTGCGCGCTTTCCGCCGATCGGTAGCCGGTCCATCTCGGGTCTAAATGCGGTCAGTGGATACACACCGCGAGGAGCGCCGCAATTGGTGGACTTGCTCGAACGGCGCACCGTTGTGGCGGTGATGGTCGAGACTCCAGAGGCGGTCGAAGCATCCGACTCCATCGCCTCGGTCGATGGGGTCGACATGATCCTCATCGGGCCGAGTGATCTGACCGCGGCGATGGGCATCCATGGGCAGTATGAGAATGAGCATTTCCATCGTGCAGTAGAATCGGTCGCGGCGGCTTGTCGTGGTCACGGCGTGGCGCTCGGCATCGCCGGAATAAAGTCAGTTGACCTGCTGAATCGATTCGTGGGACTCGGATTGCGATTCATCTCGGCGGGCACCGACATCGGGATGATGACCGAGGCGGCCACAGCGCGCGCGCAAGCGCTTCGCGAACTGCCGAGCCATCAGCGAGCCGAATGA
- a CDS encoding TauD/TfdA family dioxygenase: MPTTIYTERVTDPMAWTGADFASKEDFAFDLSARNVAALESILVKTAGKDRDDITPEDARHPDLDDDLGRLYRDLMFGKGLACVRGFPVDQHEVEDLERIYWAFCTHLGYLVSNNSFGHRMVRVQEEILPGGIQPARGTKSRAELAMHNDAADILALLCVYPAAQGGESQFASGPAAHNRILAERPDLLDVLYQGFPHHRRSEQPDDQPDITPYDVPVFSQINGRICINFTYSSILPAMKTLGREFTPKQEEAVELLRNILVDQQVEFRLESGEAAVANNFAMCHSRSDFVSSNDPKKARCFLRAWMEVPREDRRLPIGREYFHMENKDLRLGYDVVPGRDGAIARNDYRNVDNALADMFKAAQAKPKARP; the protein is encoded by the coding sequence ATGCCGACAACCATCTACACCGAACGCGTCACCGACCCCATGGCGTGGACCGGCGCGGACTTCGCGAGCAAGGAAGACTTCGCCTTCGACCTGTCCGCCCGCAATGTGGCTGCGCTGGAATCGATCCTGGTCAAGACAGCCGGTAAAGACCGCGACGACATCACTCCGGAGGATGCTCGGCACCCAGACCTCGACGACGATCTGGGACGGCTCTACCGGGACCTGATGTTCGGCAAAGGCCTGGCATGCGTGCGGGGCTTTCCGGTCGATCAGCATGAGGTTGAAGACCTCGAACGCATCTACTGGGCGTTCTGCACGCATCTGGGCTATCTGGTGTCGAACAACTCCTTTGGTCACCGCATGGTGCGCGTGCAGGAAGAGATCCTGCCCGGCGGAATCCAACCCGCGCGCGGCACGAAGTCTCGCGCCGAACTCGCCATGCACAACGATGCCGCCGACATCCTGGCGCTGCTGTGCGTCTACCCGGCGGCCCAGGGCGGCGAAAGCCAGTTCGCGAGCGGTCCCGCCGCGCACAACCGAATCCTGGCCGAACGCCCCGACCTACTCGACGTGCTCTATCAAGGCTTCCCGCACCACCGACGCAGCGAACAACCGGATGACCAGCCCGATATCACCCCTTACGACGTTCCGGTCTTCTCCCAGATCAACGGGCGAATCTGCATCAACTTCACCTACAGCAGCATCTTGCCGGCGATGAAGACCCTCGGCCGCGAATTCACCCCGAAACAAGAAGAGGCCGTCGAGCTGCTTCGCAACATACTCGTCGACCAACAAGTCGAATTCCGTTTGGAATCCGGGGAAGCGGCCGTGGCCAACAACTTCGCGATGTGTCATTCCCGGTCGGACTTCGTCAGCAGCAACGACCCCAAGAAAGCCCGCTGCTTTCTGCGCGCCTGGATGGAGGTCCCCCGCGAGGATCGTCGCCTGCCGATCGGCCGTGAGTACTTCCACATGGAAAACAAGGATTTGCGGCTCGGATACGACGTGGTGCCCGGACGTGACGGCGCAATCGCGCGCAACGACTACCGCAACGTCGACAACGCGCTGGCCGACATGTTCAAAGCGGCGCAGGCCAAGCCGAAGGCTCGGCCATGA
- a CDS encoding hydroxyacid dehydrogenase, with product MTDAPRPRLVVERWTDPAAGDILEGSGIEIVKLDLSAPTEHGWAALESAHGYQVATRTDVASVADGAQWLAGQALIARCPTLLAVCSAGAGYDVIDVDACTRAGIAVCNNSGPGAEAVAEHALGFMLDLAKKITVSDRVLRSGPLGDRQSLRGSQLLGKTLGVVGLGAIGGRLVELCAPLGMEVLVFDPYLDDAAARSRGVQRVPLSELLERSDFVQVTCPLTRETQGLFGRAQFAAMKPTAFFITTARGPVHDEEALFDALVNGRIAGAGLDVFHEEPPRQDNPLLRLDNVVATPHTAGITVEAARDIAVATATQWQTIFEGRMPPRLLNPDVWPRYCDRFHDILGVHPTARVAAAAAE from the coding sequence ATGACCGACGCGCCACGACCGCGGTTGGTCGTCGAGCGGTGGACTGATCCCGCCGCTGGGGACATCTTGGAAGGTTCCGGCATTGAGATCGTCAAACTCGATCTGAGCGCCCCCACCGAACACGGTTGGGCAGCACTGGAATCCGCACACGGCTATCAAGTAGCCACACGAACCGATGTCGCATCGGTCGCCGATGGCGCACAGTGGCTGGCCGGGCAGGCATTGATCGCGCGCTGTCCGACCCTGCTCGCCGTCTGCTCAGCCGGGGCCGGATATGACGTCATCGACGTCGATGCGTGCACGCGCGCGGGGATAGCGGTGTGCAACAACTCTGGTCCGGGCGCCGAGGCGGTGGCCGAGCACGCGCTGGGATTCATGCTCGACCTCGCCAAGAAGATCACCGTCTCCGACCGGGTATTGCGCAGCGGTCCGCTCGGTGACCGGCAGTCCCTGCGCGGAAGTCAGCTGCTGGGCAAGACACTCGGTGTCGTCGGGCTCGGCGCCATCGGTGGACGTCTTGTCGAGCTGTGCGCGCCGCTCGGCATGGAGGTCCTGGTCTTCGACCCCTACCTCGACGACGCGGCCGCACGATCACGCGGTGTGCAGCGGGTTCCTCTCAGCGAGCTGCTCGAGCGTTCGGACTTCGTACAAGTGACGTGTCCACTGACCAGAGAGACGCAAGGGCTCTTCGGCAGAGCCCAGTTCGCCGCGATGAAGCCGACCGCCTTTTTCATCACCACGGCGCGCGGCCCCGTCCATGACGAGGAGGCGTTGTTCGACGCGCTCGTCAACGGTCGAATCGCCGGAGCAGGTCTCGATGTGTTCCACGAGGAGCCGCCACGGCAGGACAACCCCCTGCTGCGGCTCGACAACGTCGTTGCGACACCGCACACCGCTGGCATCACCGTGGAGGCGGCGCGGGACATCGCCGTGGCGACCGCCACTCAGTGGCAGACGATCTTCGAAGGCCGGATGCCGCCCCGCTTGCTGAACCCGGATGTCTGGCCACGTTATTGCGACAGGTTCCACGACATCCTGGGTGTTCACCCGACCGCCCGCGTCGCCGCGGCCGCCGCCGAATGA
- a CDS encoding enoyl-CoA hydratase/isomerase family protein, whose product MTHYDTIEVEVRGHTACVTLNRPEVLNAVNDEMIAELAVAYAEIERSQDIWTVIITGAGRALCVGADVNKAADHDMENAAGIDNQGEPILSSMRQWDAPQEATPPWLQMTKPIICAVNGIACGAGMDLVTTADITVASERATLMDPHVSIGVTSGREGVRLARILPLPVAMRLILMGKHEKLDAQRAYDLGVFTELVAHDALMARAWEIADVVNSNAPLAVRGSRMAVRKGLSMPIYEAELLAENYRMKVALTKDAIEGPRAFLEKRKPDWKAL is encoded by the coding sequence GTGACACACTACGACACGATCGAGGTCGAGGTTAGGGGTCACACCGCTTGTGTGACCCTCAACCGTCCTGAGGTGCTCAACGCCGTCAACGACGAGATGATCGCCGAACTGGCCGTGGCCTATGCGGAAATCGAACGCTCGCAGGATATCTGGACGGTGATCATCACGGGCGCCGGCCGCGCGTTGTGCGTCGGGGCGGACGTCAACAAGGCCGCCGACCACGACATGGAGAACGCGGCGGGAATCGACAACCAGGGCGAGCCCATTCTCAGTTCGATGCGGCAGTGGGATGCGCCGCAGGAGGCGACGCCGCCGTGGCTGCAAATGACCAAGCCGATCATCTGCGCCGTCAACGGCATCGCGTGTGGTGCGGGGATGGACCTCGTGACCACGGCGGACATCACCGTCGCCTCGGAGCGCGCGACGTTGATGGATCCGCATGTCAGCATCGGCGTGACCTCCGGGCGGGAAGGGGTCAGGCTCGCCCGCATACTTCCGCTACCGGTGGCGATGCGGCTGATCTTGATGGGCAAGCACGAAAAGCTGGACGCGCAGCGCGCTTATGACCTGGGCGTCTTCACCGAGCTGGTCGCGCACGACGCGCTCATGGCACGCGCCTGGGAGATCGCCGACGTGGTGAATTCGAATGCGCCGCTGGCGGTCCGGGGTTCACGAATGGCCGTGCGCAAAGGGCTGTCGATGCCCATCTACGAGGCAGAGCTTCTCGCCGAGAACTACCGGATGAAGGTGGCCCTGACGAAAGACGCCATCGAGGGACCGCGCGCGTTCCTCGAGAAGCGCAAGCCCGACTGGAAGGCCCTGTAG
- a CDS encoding amidohydrolase family protein yields the protein MSADILIVSPDDHLVEPADLWTSRLPERYRDIGPRIVRTRGRMDPSVTSDVAFVEDDEGRDADIWHYEDAIIPIPLISAAAGYEIDELTTDPITYDEMRPGCFRPADRLADMDIAGIEASACFPNTLVRFCGQRFLYGKDKQLAQLCVEAYNDFQIDEWGGSSNGRLIPLGIIPLWDVDLAVKEVERVAARGMHAVCFSELPSRLDLPSIHSGYWDPFFAACERNQVGIMLHIGSSSSLTKSSPDSPHVVTSALMAVNCTIALVDWLFSGKLMQFPDLKLAFAEAQAGWIPYYLQRVDEVWEDRRAWGGIHPLLTEPPSSQVPGRVWFSTFGDPVAFRILDLVGEDQLMFETDYPHNDTNWPRSTEVANKATEGLDEATKRKVLSTNAKNFFGMV from the coding sequence TTGAGCGCAGATATCCTAATCGTCTCGCCGGACGACCATCTGGTAGAGCCGGCAGATCTGTGGACCAGCCGACTACCCGAGCGCTACCGAGACATCGGACCGCGGATCGTTCGCACCCGCGGGCGCATGGACCCGTCCGTCACGTCCGACGTCGCGTTCGTCGAGGACGACGAGGGCCGGGACGCAGACATCTGGCACTACGAGGACGCCATTATCCCGATCCCCCTCATCAGCGCGGCCGCCGGCTACGAAATCGACGAACTCACTACCGACCCAATCACCTACGACGAGATGCGCCCCGGCTGCTTCCGGCCGGCGGATCGGCTCGCCGACATGGACATCGCCGGCATCGAGGCCTCGGCGTGTTTCCCCAATACCCTCGTCCGTTTCTGCGGTCAACGCTTCCTCTACGGCAAGGACAAACAGCTCGCGCAGCTCTGCGTCGAGGCCTACAACGACTTCCAGATCGACGAGTGGGGCGGGAGTTCGAACGGTCGGCTGATCCCGCTGGGCATCATCCCGCTCTGGGACGTCGACCTCGCCGTCAAGGAGGTCGAACGGGTAGCCGCCCGTGGCATGCACGCCGTGTGCTTCTCCGAGCTGCCCTCTCGTCTGGATCTGCCGTCCATTCACAGCGGCTATTGGGACCCGTTCTTCGCCGCATGTGAGCGAAACCAGGTGGGGATCATGCTGCACATCGGGTCGAGTTCTTCGCTCACCAAGTCCTCGCCCGACTCTCCGCATGTCGTGACGAGCGCGCTGATGGCGGTCAATTGCACTATCGCGCTGGTCGACTGGCTGTTCTCCGGCAAGCTCATGCAGTTCCCCGACCTCAAGCTCGCGTTCGCCGAGGCGCAAGCGGGTTGGATCCCGTACTACCTGCAGCGCGTCGACGAGGTCTGGGAGGACCGGCGGGCGTGGGGCGGGATCCACCCCCTGCTGACCGAACCGCCGAGCAGTCAGGTACCCGGTCGGGTTTGGTTTTCCACCTTCGGCGATCCGGTCGCGTTCCGCATCCTGGATCTGGTCGGTGAGGACCAGCTCATGTTCGAAACCGACTACCCACACAACGACACGAACTGGCCGCGCAGCACCGAGGTCGCCAACAAGGCGACGGAAGGGCTGGACGAGGCAACCAAGCGAAAGGTGCTGTCCACCAACGCGAAGAACTTCTTCGGAATGGTGTAG
- a CDS encoding TetR/AcrR family transcriptional regulator — MPTKKPAGSADFEAGLELVDTEVELPGTWQQRTIDRRLSTARARALARSSRFLATALELVEESGKADFTIQTLIDRSNLSLRAFYQHFAGKEELMLALYENVTSQFTEDIRQDVAAADGPMEQLEAFCRGVLSRAESSEAVGGRVMTIYNLSLEIERPDDFAKVWEPHLKLLTKIITSCARAGLVRTDLTPAQLTTLLNTTLTALAQIGVFHLGGKGSKLTEDQLWAWCKQAVTPPVPDAKAKPARKASARAASAGRAGRSKKLTG; from the coding sequence ATGCCTACGAAGAAGCCTGCCGGTTCCGCCGATTTCGAAGCCGGTTTAGAACTTGTCGATACCGAGGTCGAGCTGCCCGGCACGTGGCAGCAACGCACGATCGATCGGCGGTTGAGTACTGCCAGAGCGCGTGCCCTCGCCCGCAGTTCGCGGTTTTTGGCCACCGCGCTCGAATTGGTAGAGGAGTCGGGCAAGGCCGACTTCACTATCCAGACGCTCATCGACAGGTCGAATCTGAGTCTCCGCGCTTTCTATCAACATTTCGCGGGCAAAGAAGAACTCATGTTGGCGCTCTACGAGAACGTGACAAGTCAGTTCACCGAGGACATCCGGCAGGATGTCGCCGCGGCCGACGGTCCGATGGAGCAACTCGAGGCCTTCTGCCGGGGCGTGCTGTCGCGTGCGGAATCGTCGGAAGCCGTCGGCGGCCGGGTCATGACGATCTACAACCTGAGCCTGGAGATCGAGCGGCCGGACGACTTCGCCAAGGTGTGGGAGCCTCACCTGAAGCTCCTGACGAAGATCATCACCTCGTGCGCTCGGGCCGGCCTGGTACGCACCGACCTGACCCCCGCGCAGCTGACCACGTTGCTGAACACGACGCTCACCGCGCTCGCCCAGATCGGTGTTTTTCATCTGGGCGGCAAAGGTTCCAAGCTGACCGAGGACCAATTGTGGGCGTGGTGCAAGCAAGCGGTCACGCCGCCGGTCCCGGATGCCAAGGCCAAGCCTGCGCGCAAGGCGTCCGCGCGTGCCGCGTCTGCCGGCCGGGCCGGACGGTCTAAGAAACTAACGGGGTAG